The genomic stretch GAACTTTTAAAAGATAAATTGTTTTTTGGGGAAATTTTCTTAGGAGGGTAATAACAAATGAAGACAGAAACTACAGAAAACAACAAAGTAGTTAGTAAAAATGTCAAAGTAATTAGCAAAGCTAATAATGTAAAAAGCGAAGTTCCTACAAAGACTATTAGTTTGGACGAATATAATCAGCTTATGAAGTATAAAAAGGGACTTGCTAAGAATGATAAGCAGATATTATCAAACAAAGCAGTAAACCTTTGAGTATAAATCAAAGAGTAGCGCAAGAATTAGCCGAAGTCAAAGCAAAGAATAAAGCAAAGAATCAAATCTTACAAGAAGCGATTAAACTTAATGAAATTGATTCTCTGTCAAAGAAATATTTGAGTAGTCATTTTAACAAGGAGGCACTCTTATCACGTGGGCACAGCTTAGATGAGATTATGTTGGCACAAAAGCGAGAACTTGTTAGAAAGTATGTTCCAAGGGAGCAAATTAAGGCTATAGCTAAGATAGATAATCTTGAGCATATCAAAGGTACATTATTAGATATGCTTGTAAATCTTGCCAAAACTTCTATAAAAAAGACTACAAAGAACAAAAGTGTTACTACTAAAAGTATTAGCAAACCTGGTATCAAATTTGAAGATAATATTTCTACTGCC from Borrelia hispanica CRI encodes the following:
- a CDS encoding DUF1357 family protein → MSINQRVAQELAEVKAKNKAKNQILQEAIKLNEIDSLSKKYLSSHFNKEALLSRGHSLDEIMLAQKRELVRKYVPREQIKAIAKIDNLEHIKGTLLDMLVNLAKTSIKKTTKNKSVTTKSISKPGIKFEDNISTASPHFKPQNNIELKSGVSNRYKELLKRSSNVRKKRSRV